Proteins co-encoded in one Cucurbita pepo subsp. pepo cultivar mu-cu-16 chromosome LG15, ASM280686v2, whole genome shotgun sequence genomic window:
- the LOC111776319 gene encoding VAN3-binding protein-like: MDDSYSLKGCRTHLPESPRAPMEFLSRSWSASAFEVSKALVPPPSMNTAAMPFHLPPKSASGSSCTTSSIPEDVTGEFEEFPVLQGNGNNFSFSSSATSQLVLDRIMSQSVREEVSPLTSGRLSHSSGPLNGGSLTETDSPPVSPSDEFDDVVKFFRANHSIQPLFTNGRASAGNVGGNAGGGSKTVGRWLKDRKEKKKEEHRAHNAQLHAAVSVAAVAAAMAAIAAFQATSSSKKNEHSAKTDMAVASAATLVAAQCVEAAEAMGAERDHLASVISSAVNVRSHDDISTLTAAAATALRGAATLKARAIKEVWNISSVLPVDKGLPPMGACGNRGNIHHTNDGHSQEAELHQADNFLFAHTQDFLARGTELLKRTRKGDLHWKIVSVYIHRTGQVMLKMKSRHAAGTFTKKKKNVVLGVCRNIQAWPGRHLLEGGEQRRYFGLKTEMRGIIEFECRSQREYNQWTQGVSRLLSMVADSKNRY; encoded by the exons ATGGATGATTCTTACTCACTCAAAGGGTGTAGAACTCACTTACCAGAAAGCCCAAGAGCTCCAATGGAGTTCCTCTCTCGCTCATGGAGTGCCTCTGCTTTTGAGGTCTCTAAAGCTCTGGTGCCTCCTCCTTCCATGAACACGGCTGCTATGCCGTTCCATTTGCCTCCAAAATCCGCAAGTGGGTCTTCCTGTACGACGTCGTCTATACCCGAAGATGTCACCGGCGAGTTCGAGGAATTCCCTGTTCTTCAGGGCAACGGAAACAacttctccttctcttcctcCGCCACTTCTCAGCTCGTTCTTGATCGCATTATGTCACAGTCCGTCAGAGAG GAGGTGTCGCCGTTGACGTCCGGGAGGCTTTCACACAGCAGTGGGCCTTTGAACGGTGGGTCTTTGACGGAAACAGACAGCCCGCCGGTGTCACCTTCCGATGAATTCGACGACGTCGTTAAG TTCTTTCGAGCAAATCACAGCATTCAGCCCCTTTTCACAAATGGCCGTGCTAGCGCCGGCAATGTCGGTGGAAATGCCGGGGGCGGGTCAAAGACGGTGGGGAGGTGGCTGAAGgatagaaaagagaagaaaaaggaagagcaCAGAGCCCACAATGCTCAACTCCATGCCGCTGTTTCGGTTGCTGCGGTGGCTGCTGCAATGGCGGCAATTGCAGCTTTCCAAGCTACTTCTTCGTCAAAGAAGAATGAGCACTCGGCTAAGACCGATATGGCGGTGGCCTCGGCTGCCACCTTGGTGGCTGCTCAATGTGTGGAGGCGGCGGAGGCAATGGGGGCTGAAAGAGACCACCTTGCTTCGGTTATTAGCTCTGCCGTTAATGTCAGATCTCACGATGATATCTCCACTCTTACTGCTGCAGCAGCCACAG CTCTACGAGGAGCAGCGACACTGAAGGCAAGAGCAATAAAGGAAGTATGGAATATCTCATCAGTGTTACCAGTGGACAAAGGATTACCACCAATGGGTGCTTGTGGTAACAGAGGCAACATTCATCATACCAACGATGGCCATAGCCAAGAAGCAGAGCTGCACCAAGCTGATAATTTTCTCTTCGCCCATACCCAAGATTTTCTTGCAAGAGGCACCGAGCTCCTCAAGCGCACTCGGAAAG GGGATCTTCACTGGAAAATAGTGTCTGTTTACATTCACCGCACTGGGCAGGTGATGCTGAAGATGAAGAGCAGACATGCTGCAGGAACAttcacaaaaaagaaaaaga ATGTGGTGTTGGGTGTATGCAGGAACATACAGGCATGGCCTGGACGACACTTGCTTGAGGGCGGAGAACAGCGACGTTACTTCGGTTTGAAGACAGAAATGCGAGGCATAATAGAGTTCGAGTGCAGGAGCCAGCGAGAGTACAATCAGTGGACACAAGGGGTTTCAAGGCTCCTTTCCATGGTAGCTGATTCTAAGAACAGATATTAG
- the LOC111776318 gene encoding ETO1-like protein 1: protein MRTFFPSESYKETQLNAFYPQAWLQVERGQLSKLSLQSSSSSIESLIKVPDPPILPYFKPVDYVEVLAQIHEELESCPTHERSNLYLLQFQVFRGLGEVKLMRRSLRSAWQKASIVHEKLIFGAWIKYEKRGEEIITDLLATCEKCAQEFGPVDIAAQFPVDTGVDAGNPNDTCAVDGNPISGHVTFKINDEDIVCDRQKISGLSAPFHAMLNGCFTESNREVIDLSENNLSPSGMRVIREFSNTGNLDEVSPDLLLEILTFANKFCCEKLKDACDRRLAPLASTREDAVELMDYALEENCHILAASCLQTFLNDLPDCLSDHRVVDIFMNANKQQRSIMVGHASFSLYCLLSEVSINLDPRSENTACFLERLVEFSETDRQRLFACHQLGCVRLLRKEYNEAKRLFEAAFSAGHIYSVVGLARLSHINGNKQWSYDKLTSVISTGVPLGWMYQERSLYSDANKRLTDLEKATGLDPTLTYPYMYRAASLMRKQDVHAALAEINRILGFKLALECLELRFCFYLALEDYQAAICDIQAILTLSPDYRMFEGKAAALQLRTLVREHVNNWTTADCWIQLYDRWSSVDDIGSLSVIYQMLESDAAKGVLYFRQSLLLLRLNCPEAAMRSLQLARQHASSEHERLVYEGWILYDTGHCEEGLQKAEESIKIKRSFEAFFLKAYALADSSQDPSCSSTVISLLEDALKCPSDRLRKGQALNNLGSVYVDCEKLDLAADCYINALKIRHTRAHQGLARVHYLRNDKAAAFEEMTKLIEKARNNASAYEKRSEYGDRDSTKADLDMVTQLDPLRVYPYRYRAAVLMDSHKVDEAIAELSRAIAFKADLHLLHLRAAFREHTKDVLGALRDCRAALSVDPNHQEMLELHSRVNSHEP, encoded by the exons ATGAGGACTTTCTTCCCTTCCGAGTCCTATAAAGAAACGCAGCTGAATGCTTTCTATCCACAGGCTTGGCTTCAGGTTGAAAGAGGGCAACTTTCCAAACTCTCGTTACAATCCTCTTCTTCGTcaat aGAATCTCTTATCAAGGTCCCCGATCCTCCAATTCTGCCGTACTTCAAACCTGTTGATTATGTTGAAGTTTTAGCTCAAATTCATGAAGAACTCGAGTCATGTCCCACCCATGAGAGATCGAATCTCTATTTGCTTCAGTTTCAGGTCTTTAGAGGGCTTGGGGAGGTTAAACTTATGCGAAGAAGCCTTCGCTCTGCTTGGCAGAAAGCTAGCATAGTTCACGAGAAGCTTATATTTGGAGCATGGATAAAATATGAGAAGCGGGGGGAAGAGATTATCACCGACCTACTTGCGACTTGTGAGAAATGCGCACAAGAGTTTGGACCTGTTGATATTGCTGCCCAATTCCCTGTAGATACTGGGGTAGATGCTGGAAATCCCAACGACACTTGTGCAGTTGATGGGAACCCAATATCAGGACATgtcacttttaaaattaatgatgaGGATATTGTTTGTGATAGGCAGAAAATTTCAGGTCTCTCAGCTCCTTTTCATGCTATGCTTAATGGGTGCTTCACTGAATCAAACCGTGAGGTGATTGATCTGTCTGAAAACAATCTTTCCCCTTCGGGTATGAGGGTTATAAGGGAGTTCAGCAACACAGGGAATTTGGATGAAGTTTCTCCAGATCTTTTGTTGGAAATATTGACTtttgcaaataaattttgttgtgaaaagctcaaagatgcATGTGATAGAAGACTAGCACCTCTTGCATCCACTAGAGAAGATGCTGTGGAGCTCATGGACTATGCCCTCGAAGAGAATTGTCATATTCTTGCTGCATCATGTCTGCAAACTTTTCTAAATGACCTCCCTGATTGCTTGAGTGATCATCGTGTGGTGGACATATTTATGAATGCTAATAAACAACAAAGGTCAATCATGGTGGGTCATGCCTCGTTTTCCCTTTATTGTTTATTAAGTGAAGTTTCCATAAACCTTGATCCTCGATCAGAGAACACTGCTTGTTTCCTAGAAAGGTTGGTGGAATTTTCTGAAACTGATAGGCAGAGGCTCTTTGCTTGTCATCAATTGGGATGTGTAAGGCTCTTAAGGAAAGAGTATAATGAAGCCAAACGTCTATTTGAGGCTGCTTTTAGTGCAGGTCATATTTATTCAGTTGTTGGGTTGGCTCGCTTAAGTCACATAAATGGTAACAAGCAATGGTCCTATGACAAGCTGACCTCTGTTATCTCTACTGGTGTCCCACTTGGGTGGATGTATCAGGAGAGATCATTATATTCTGATGCCAATAAAAGATTGACAGATCTTGAGAAAGCAACTGGCTTGGATCCAACTCTGACTTATCCCTATATGTATCGAGCTGCTTCCTTAATGCGAAAACAGGATGTTCATGCAGCTCTTGCTGAAATTAACCGTATTCTTGGATTTAAACTTGCGCTTGAATGTTTGGAACTCCGGTTTTGCTTCTACCTTGCCCTTGAAGATTATCAAGCAGCAATCTGTGACATTCAAGCCATTCTTACTCTCTCCCCTGATTATCGAATGTTTGAGGGTAAGGCAGCTGCATTACAACTCCGAACTCTTGTGCGTGAGCATGTTAACAATTGGACAACGGCAGATTGTTGGATTCAGTTGTATGATAGATGGTCTTCAGTTGATGATATCGGTTCTCTGTCTGTAATCTACCAGATGCTTGAGTCTGATGCAGCAAAAGGTGTTCTGTACTTCAGACAGTCCTTGCTTCTTCTACG GTTGAACTGTCCTGAAGCTGCCATGCGGAGTTTGCAATTAGCTCGTCAACATGCATCCAGTGAACATGAGAGGCTGGTTTATGAGGGCTGGATCTTGTATGATACAGGTCATTGCGAGGAAGGGCTCCAAAAGGCTGAggaatcaattaaaattaagagatCCTTTGAAGCTTTTTTCTTGAAGGCCTATGCACTGGCAGACTCTAGCCAAGATCCGTCTTGTTCTTCTACAGTTATTTCCCTCCTAGAAGATGCTTTGAAGTGCCCTTCGGATAGGTTGCGCAAAGGTCAG GCACTGAACAATCTTGGAAGTGTTTATGTTGACTGTGAGAAGCTAGACTTAGCGGCTGATTGCTACATTAATGCCCTCAAAATCCGTCACACTCGAGCTCATCAAGGTCTTGCTCGTGTTCATTATCTCAGAAATGATAAGGCTGCTGCATTTGAGGAGATGACCAAACTAATTGAAAAAGCGCGCAATAATGCATCTGCATATGAGAAGAGGTCTGAGTATGGTGACCGTGACTCGACCAAAGCAGATCTAGATATGGTTACTCAGTTGGATCCTCTTCGGGTGTACCCATACAGATACCGTGCTGCAG TGTTGATGGATAGCCACAAAGTAGATGAAGCGATTGCAGAACTATCAAGAGCAATAGCATTCAAAGCAGACCTTCACCTTCTACACCTCCGAGCGGCATTCCGCGAGCATACTAAAGATGTATTGGGAGCTCTACGAGATTGTCGAGCTGCTCTTTCGGTTGACCCGAACCATCAAGAAATGCTGGAGCTTCATAGCCGGGTAAACAGCCATGAACCATGA
- the LOC111776481 gene encoding heat stress transcription factor A-6b-like: MNPQYPVKEEDWGSSSPEVRGGYGFPATPQPMEGLYDGGPPPFLIKIFDMVEDPITEHIISWGRGGISFIVWDPQAFSANLLPRFFKHNNFSSFIRQLNTYGFRKINPERWEFANEGFLRGQKHLLRTIRRRKPLASHSESLPLEQESGPCVEIGRFGLDAELDRLKRDKQMVMMELVRLRREQQNTRAYLQAMEQKLQGTEMKQRQMMKFLARAMQNPDFIQQLVHQKKKREVEEAATKKRRWPIDQGPSSSRGSEEGTSNPIKIEPLEFCGYEVSELEALAMEMQGLGKGVKKEAEVKEELQGPESEDTELDEGFWEEFFSERIEEDDVKALSHRFDCFGSTRK, from the exons ATGAATCCTCAATATCCAGTGAAGGAGGAGGACTGGGGCTCAAGTTCGCCGGAGGTACGCGGCGGTTATGGCTTCCCAGCCACGCCCCAGCCGATGGAAGGTCTTTACGATGGTGGTCCTCCGCCATTTCTGATCAAGATATTCGACATGGTGGAGGATCCGATTACCGAACACATTATCTCTTGGGGCAGGGGAGGAATCAGCTTCATCGTTTGGGATCCCCAAGCCTTCTCCGCTAATTTACTGCCTCGATTCTTCAAGCACAATAACTTCTCAAGCTTCATCCGGCAGCTCAACACTTAC GGTTTTAGGAAGATTAATCCAGAGAGATGGGAGTTTGCCAATGAAGGATTCTTGAGAGGCCAAAAGCATCTTCTTAGGACAATTAGGAGAAGAAAACCACTAGCATCACACTCTGAGTCTCTGCCTCTAGAACAAGAATCAGGTCCTTGCGTTGAGATCGGTCGATTCGGGCTTGACGCGGAACTCGACCGGTTGAAACGGGACAAGCAGATGGTGATGATGGAGCTGGTTAGGCTGAGACGTGAGCAGCAGAATACAAGAGCCTACCTACAAGCAATGGAGCAAAAGCTGCAAGGGACAGAGATGAAACAGCGACAGATGATGAAATTCTTAGCAAGAGCAATGCAGAATCCAGACTTCATTCAGCAGCTAGTGcaccagaagaagaaaagggaggTTGAAGAGGCAGCAACAAAGAAGAGGAGATGGCCCATTGATCAAGGACCAAGCAGCTCCAGAGGCAGTGAAGAAGGAACCTCAAACCCCATTAAGATTGAGCCTCTGGAGTTTTGTGGATATGAAGTATCTGAACTGGAAGCACTTGCTATGGAAATGCAAGGACTAGGGAAGGGAGTAAAGAAAGAAGCAGAAGTAAAGGAAGAGCTGCAGGGTCCAGAGAGTGAAGATACAGAGCTGGATGAGGGGTTCTGGGAGGAGTTTTTCAGTGAAAGAATAGAAGAAGACGACGTGAAAGCATTGAGCCATCGCTTCGACTGTTTCGGTTCAACCCGAAAGTAA
- the LOC111776320 gene encoding protein LIFEGUARD 2-like codes for MWNQQRKYDVESGTTPLYPTMLESPQLRWAFIRKIYSIITIQLLATVAVAATVVYVPSISTFLSTTRAGLAVYIILLIMPFITLIPLSCYAQKHPVNLVLLGIFTVSFSFAIGLTCAYTSGKVILEAAILTAVVVVSLTLYTFWAAKKGYDFSFLGPFLFGALVVLLIFGLVQAFFPLGRTSMMVYGCLASIIFCGYIVYDTDNLIKRYSYDEYIWASIALYLDIVNLFLSLLSIFRAADN; via the exons ATGTGGAATCAGCAGAGGAAGTATGATGTGGAGAGTGGAACAACGCCGCTGTACCCGACGATGCTAGAGAGCCCACAGCTCCGATGGGCTTTCATTCGGAAGATCTACTCTATCATTACCATCCAACTACTCGCCACCGTTGCCGTCGCCGCCACGGTTGTTTATGTTCCATCAATTTCTACTTTCTTGAGCACTACTAGGGCAGGCCTGGCTGTATACATCATTCTCCTTATTATGCCCTTCATAA CGTTGATACCGCTCTCCTGTTACGCTCAGAAGCACCCCGTCAATTTGGTTCTCTTGGGTATTTTCACGGTGTCTTTCTCGTTCGCGATTGGATTGACTTGCGCGTATACAAGCG GGAAGGTCATTCTTGAGGCTGCAATTCTAACTGCCGTGGTTGTGGTGAGTCTCACTCTCTACACATTTTGGGCAGCCAAAAAGGGCTATGATTTCAGCTTCCTTGGTCCATTTCTATTTGGTGCTCTGGTTGTCCTCCTGATATTCGGTCTGGTTCAG GCCTTCTTTCCGTTGGGTCGGACTTCTATGATGGTTTATGGATGTCTAGCGTCCATCATCTTCTGTGGATACATCGTCTATGACACCGACAATCTCATAAAAAGATACTCATACGACGAGTACATCTGGGCTTCTATTGCCTTATATTTGGACATCGTCAACCTTTTCCTCTCACTATTGTCAATCTTCAGAGCAGCTGATAATTGA